The sequence CAAGAAGGGTTGGATATGGAAATGGAGATAAGTCCAAACAATAATATCTTTGAACAGATGTCCTAGTTCCGTAGTGCCATCACTGTGACTCGCACTGTAATACCGAGTCTCACATTGAATCGTGGGAAGAGTGTAACGGGATTTATAAGCCCATGTGATGAACTCTTCTAATTAATTAGATGATCATTTTCGTAAATGAGTACAAATACAAGATAGTAGTTAATAACCCGTTATGTAGAATCTCATTTGCATGTTCCAATTGGCATGGGGGTGACATACACAACCTAAATTACCAAAACCACCACCTAGAAGCAACCCACCAATCCACCCTCTAATGTAGGCGCAGAAATTTCGATGGAGGGGTTTCCAGGGAGAAGAAGGAGAAATTAATGTATAATACCTACGATACTGGAAAAAGATCGTATAGTTACTGAATTATCAGTTGTTTCATTTGAGATTATCTGTATATTTATAGAAACCAAGTGTTGTAACCAACAAAAGTTATTGAAGTGCAACGATATACCTGCCCAACATCAGCACATAAAAAGTATGAAGGCCTTATAGAATCGAAACAGCAACGCCAAGGATTTCGGAATCCCATagcccaaatttctttggctaaTCCTTTAACGTTAGCGTATGGGTTGTCCACTGGAATTGAATAGTTTCCCCACAGATCAAGGTCATTAACTTCATCAGAACCTAAACCAAAAAGGTCATGAAGACAAGAAAGAAAAGGTTTTATTATGCAACTTACAAGATTAGCATATCAATTTTTGCATAAACGCTTTATAAGTTCAAATTTTCTATTATTTACTAACTTTGGTATTTAAAACAACTCACTCGGTGTTTTATCGATGTCAAACCTCATGATCTTCCCAAGCAAAGATCTCTTGTTTTGAGAGAAATTGTATGGATCGGCCATCCCCCCACCATCTCCCATCATAAAGTACAAATACCCATCATTGGGTCCGAAAAGGATTTGGCCTCCATGGTGTGCTGTAAATGGAAGTCCCATTGTAAATATCCTTCTAACTTCAGAAGGGTTAGCACGACTTGCCTGGTAAAAGAAAAGATACCTGAAACTTGTAACAatgaacaaaataaaatcaagaaCAAAGAGTTTTACtacacacatacacatatatataccaTTGAAGGCTGGGAAGCACTGCCATTAACAGTGAACTCTGCTATAACGCTTTGATAGCGACAAGGTTCCGCACCGCTGTCGGGACTTAGTTTCGCAGGATCACAATTCACATCAGAATTACATGCACATCTTCCATCACAGTTCGGCCCATTTGCTTTGTCACAGCTGAACGACGCAAAAAACCGGCCATTTTCCATGAATTTTGGGTGAAATGCGATTCCCAATAATCCAAATTCAGTATCAAAGTGAACTTCATCCGTTAAGTCAAGAAAGGGACTGGTTTCCAGCTCGAGTATTCCTCCAGAGCCCTCGTCTGGGATCGTTGCCAACCAAATGACACCTTGTTGATTTGAGAACAAGGCGCGGTTGGAGCCATCAGGATGAGCAACCATGTTGATGTATGATCCGTTTCCGATTTTCTCAAGGCACATACCGTTTGTAGGGCTCGGAATTCCCGTACTATTCAGAGTGACAGGTTCACCAGCAAAGCAAGCCATCCCATCATCAGATGCTCCACCCAGGGCATCACAGAAATCAGATTGTGATTGCCAGAGATTGGTCAATTTGGTGGAACTTGAGTTTGTGGGTATTCCAGCTCGACCTTGCAATGCAGCAGAGAAGGGTGAATTGACAATAGACACATTTTGACAAGTGTTCCATACTTTTGAACAAAAGTCGTTTGTAGATTGGAGGGATTGTGTCGAATCTTGTGAAACAGTggagttgcaaagaactggaaCTTCACGAGGAACTGAACCGATTCGAAATAGCTCAGCCGAAAATGGATCACACCTCTGTAAATAATGAGATACAACATACTCAACATGACGTTCTGTTATCTCTAATGCAAAAGTACATGAAACAAAAAAGACAAATACCATTCTCAACAAAAAGATATACAACTAACAGTAAATTGGACATTTACAGGTAACCGCTCTTGATACACGCGCATAGCTTCAAACTCATATAAAGGTCTACAATTAAAGAATGAATCTTTACAATGAAACCAAAAACATAAATTCAAACATAAATCCACACAGTCTCAACAGGAATCTTgtgtaataaaaccacatgaatATGcagaaaaaaatacataattctCACCGCACAGAGGATTGATTTGAGAAGAGAAGCACAGTCAGTATCCGAAACATTCATCGAAAAAAACTTCTGcttcaatttcatatttttagcaTAGTTGCAGCATGTGGTTTCATTGTAAGCACAAAACGCCCCACGATAGTTCGGAGCATAGGGTGCTCCtgtaaatcaaaatttcagCAAAAGAAATCATATTTAACCCAAAATTCTAGGGAAAAAAGATAACCATAATAAGCCCAAACCAAATAATTTAACCAGAGAGAACCACAAAGCACAACAAAGACCAATGAAAATTAAAGCCACAAACTTACTTGAATCAGTACAGAGAGGCAGAGCAACGGAAATATCAAGAAACTGGAGCAAGACCAAGAACAAAAGAATAATGAAACGAATGCCTCCTCCCATGGTTCCAAAGTAACAAAACTTTCATAGGAGAAAGCCAAGAAACCAGATTTTGAAACAGGGAAGTGGGATCAGCGATGTGAAGCCAAATGGTCCAAAAAGTTGACATTATTCTAGTTGCTGGAGTCAAGAGATGAAGATATACATATAATAATGAGAGGGCAGCTGAGAAGAAATTAATATCCCTTGACCAAGAACCCCGGCTTGATGAGGTATGGCTGGTCCAACAGGAACACTTGCACTAGCATTAAAAACTCACAAAGCAAATTTAAAACTTATCACAAAAATCCTTGTATTTTCTCCAAAAAAATCCATTCTCTCATTTCGAACACCTATaaactcaattttttaaaaatttgactgACTTTTCTCTGAACCACCCCTTGCATATTTgagattaatatattatttgcatatttatttacacaaaaaaattattcatatttttcttactaattaaaaaataataatatagaaGTTTTatgaagaaatgaaaaaaattccatATACTTGATTTACGTTTattgaaatttgaatataatatgttattacaCAGAattagagtttttttttgtgtggatAAAACGTATGTTTTAATGATCGagttcttaaatatttttttcccagaAATTTATTTTCTGTAACTGATGCTCGTAAGGAAGCTTATTTGGAGAACAGGACAAAACCCCAATTTGATCTCAATCACAGAATCTCTTTCTACAAAACAAAATCTTaattcaatctttcttcttTCAATCATCTCAAGTTAGTCTTTTAAGTTTCAAGAAATTTGCCAAAATTAATccttaaagaataaatattttcaaaaaaataatcaaagtaCTCttgattctattttattaaagaattaTTATACTGAGTCAtttcaacatacaaattattattaccgtgtaattaaatgtttgacgaggaaattttctcaaaaattatggATTCAAACATAGATTCGAGATTAAATATTTACTTGAAGTTATTTCAATACTTTAGAATATTTACAATAAGATCTAACTAAAGTTAGGCATCATGAGCAAATATGAACATATCAGAATCATAAGATAAACTTATAATTCAGAGTAAtaatttttcctagatttgcatgcagttggattacgttatcgcattttggacattacatattgagttcttgtctTCACTTGAATTCTTCTTCGTACGGCCCTCTCTCGTATGCATCTACGTGTATGAGTAAATCCGATGAATAACGAattaatttcatgtattatgGCTTCTCCCAGATATAGATGCCTCTAAGAATCCACAAAAGTTGAAACAAATCATGCAGATTTTGTTTCCTTATCGGGTCACGGTAGGGCAGACGAATTCTACCATCCTGTCGTTCCGTGCTCGTACTTCTAGTCaacaatcttttttttaaaaaaaaaatcacattcaCCTACAAAACAACCTGGAACATGTGAGGACGGACAATATGCATAAATAATgagtaaaaaaaatgataatatgcAGACTCATTATCCTAAACTCATGCAATAATTGATTAAAA comes from Primulina huaijiensis isolate GDHJ02 chromosome 5, ASM1229523v2, whole genome shotgun sequence and encodes:
- the LOC140976685 gene encoding HIPL1 protein-like isoform X2, which translates into the protein MGGGIRFIILLFLVLLQFLDISVALPLCTDSRAPYAPNYRGAFCAYNETTCCNYAKNMKLKQKFFSMNVSDTDCASLLKSILCARCDPFSAELFRIGSVPREVPVLCNSTVSQDSTQSLQSTNDFCSKVWNTCQNVSIVNSPFSAALQGRAGIPTNSSSTKLTNLWQSQSDFCDALGGASDDGMACFAGEPVTLNSTGIPSPTNGMCLEKIGNGSYINMVAHPDGSNRALFSNQQGVIWLATIPDEGSGGILELETSPFLDLTDEVHFDTEFGLLGIAFHPKFMENGRFFASFSCDKANGPNCDGRCACNSDVNCDPAKLSPDSGAEPCRYQSVIAEFTVNGSASQPSMASRANPSEVRRIFTMGLPFTAHHGGQILFGPNDGYLYFMMGDGGGMADPYNFSQNKRSLLGKIMRFDIDKTPSSDEVNDLDLWGNYSIPVDNPYANVKGLAKEIWAMGFRNPWRCCFDSIRPSYFLCADVGQYEEVNLITKEGNYGWRVYEGPYLFSPSQSPGGNTTPSSIKAIFPVMGYNRSDVNTNEGSASITGGYFYRSTTDPCMYGKYLYADLYGGAIWVGSENPINSGKFVSSRISFNCAHDTPVNCSFSPESSLPALSYIFSFGEDNNKDVYLLTNSGVYRIVRASRCNYTCAKETTLPSPGPDSSPRSEAGFYRDPYSTFVMLTSLLCLVFINYYALL
- the LOC140976685 gene encoding HIPL1 protein-like isoform X1, with product MGGGIRFIILLFLVLLQFLDISVALPLCTDSRAPYAPNYRGAFCAYNETTCCNYAKNMKLKQKFFSMNVSDTDCASLLKSILCARCDPFSAELFRIGSVPREVPVLCNSTVSQDSTQSLQSTNDFCSKVWNTCQNVSIVNSPFSAALQGRAGIPTNSSSTKLTNLWQSQSDFCDALGGASDDGMACFAGEPVTLNSTGIPSPTNGMCLEKIGNGSYINMVAHPDGSNRALFSNQQGVIWLATIPDEGSGGILELETSPFLDLTDEVHFDTEFGLLGIAFHPKFMENGRFFASFSCDKANGPNCDGRCACNSDVNCDPAKLSPDSGAEPCRYQSVIAEFTVNGSASQPSMASRANPSEVRRIFTMGLPFTAHHGGQILFGPNDGYLYFMMGDGGGMADPYNFSQNKRSLLGKIMRFDIDKTPSSDEVNDLDLWGNYSIPVDNPYANVKGLAKEIWAMGFRNPWRCCFDSIRPSYFLCADVGQDQYEEVNLITKEGNYGWRVYEGPYLFSPSQSPGGNTTPSSIKAIFPVMGYNRSDVNTNEGSASITGGYFYRSTTDPCMYGKYLYADLYGGAIWVGSENPINSGKFVSSRISFNCAHDTPVNCSFSPESSLPALSYIFSFGEDNNKDVYLLTNSGVYRIVRASRCNYTCAKETTLPSPGPDSSPRSEAGFYRDPYSTFVMLTSLLCLVFINYYALL